A genomic region of Trifolium pratense cultivar HEN17-A07 linkage group LG3, ARS_RC_1.1, whole genome shotgun sequence contains the following coding sequences:
- the LOC123914480 gene encoding protein FAR1-RELATED SEQUENCE 1 isoform X4 produces the protein MVEVGSIPDENIEEESSAEPTYKQDQDDNVTQDSSAGALTIPSAVPTLPDGSADEPYVGQEFESEAAAHAFYNAYAAEVGFIIRVSKLSRSRRDGTAIGRALVCNKEGYRMPDKREKIVRQRAETRVGCRAMIMMRKINSGKWVITKFVKEHTHPLNPGSNRRDCMFEQYPSQNEHDKIRELSQQLAIEKKRSVTYKRQLEVIFDYIEEHNVTLSHKIQHIVDSVKQMET, from the exons ATGGTTGAAGTCGGTAGCATACCTGATGAAAACATAGAAGAAGAAAGTTCTGCTGAACCAACTTACAAACAAGACCAAGATGATAACGTGACTCAAGATTCTTCTGCAGGAGCATTAACAATTCCCTCAGCAGTTCCCACACTACCGGACGGTTCTGCTGATGAGCCCTATGTGGGTCAGGAGTTCGAGTCGGAAGCAGCAGCACATGCCTTTTATAATGCATACGCAGCCGAGGTTGGATTCATCATACGCGTAAGCAAACTCTCACGATCAAGGCGTGACGGAACTGCTATTGGACGCGCTCTTGTTTGCAACAAAGAGGGTTACAGAATGCCTGATAAGCGCGAAAAGATCGTAAGACAAAGGGCAGAGACAAGGGTTGGTTGTAGGGCAATGATTATGATGAGGAAAATTAATTCTGGTAAATGGGTTATTACAAAGTTTGTAAAGGAGCACACACATCCCTTGAATCCCGGAAGTAATAGAAGGGATTGCATGTTTGAACAATATCCG TCTCAGAACGAACATGATAAAATCCGCGAATTATCTCAGCAGTTGGCAATAGAGAAGAAGCGATCAGTAACTTATAAAAGACAACTTGaagtgatatttgattatatCGAGGAGCATAATGTGACCCTTTCACACAAAATACAGCACATAGTAGACAGTGTGAAGCAGATGGAAacctaa
- the LOC123914480 gene encoding protein FAR1-RELATED SEQUENCE 3 isoform X3, which translates to MFLQLSSKVRDAIDAVRDAVMVEVGSIPDENIEEESSAEPTYKQDQDDNVTQDSSAGALTIPSAVPTLPDGSADEPYVGQEFESEAAAHAFYNAYAAEVGFIIRVSKLSRSRRDGTAIGRALVCNKEGYRMPDKREKIVRQRAETRVGCRAMIMMRKINSGKWVITKFVKEHTHPLNPGSNRRDCMFEQYPSQNEHDKIRELSQQLAIEKKRSVTYKRQLEVIFDYIEEHNVTLSHKIQHIVDSVKQMET; encoded by the exons ATGTTTCTACAATTAAGTTCAAAGG TAAGAGATGCTATCGATGCAGTAAGAGATGCTGTCATGGTTGAAGTCGGTAGCATACCTGATGAAAACATAGAAGAAGAAAGTTCTGCTGAACCAACTTACAAACAAGACCAAGATGATAACGTGACTCAAGATTCTTCTGCAGGAGCATTAACAATTCCCTCAGCAGTTCCCACACTACCGGACGGTTCTGCTGATGAGCCCTATGTGGGTCAGGAGTTCGAGTCGGAAGCAGCAGCACATGCCTTTTATAATGCATACGCAGCCGAGGTTGGATTCATCATACGCGTAAGCAAACTCTCACGATCAAGGCGTGACGGAACTGCTATTGGACGCGCTCTTGTTTGCAACAAAGAGGGTTACAGAATGCCTGATAAGCGCGAAAAGATCGTAAGACAAAGGGCAGAGACAAGGGTTGGTTGTAGGGCAATGATTATGATGAGGAAAATTAATTCTGGTAAATGGGTTATTACAAAGTTTGTAAAGGAGCACACACATCCCTTGAATCCCGGAAGTAATAGAAGGGATTGCATGTTTGAACAATATCCG TCTCAGAACGAACATGATAAAATCCGCGAATTATCTCAGCAGTTGGCAATAGAGAAGAAGCGATCAGTAACTTATAAAAGACAACTTGaagtgatatttgattatatCGAGGAGCATAATGTGACCCTTTCACACAAAATACAGCACATAGTAGACAGTGTGAAGCAGATGGAAacctaa
- the LOC123914480 gene encoding protein FAR1-RELATED SEQUENCE 3 isoform X2, protein MELGIDGSVNCDAVRDAIDAVRDAVMVEVGSIPDENIEEESSAEPTYKQDQDDNVTQDSSAGALTIPSAVPTLPDGSADEPYVGQEFESEAAAHAFYNAYAAEVGFIIRVSKLSRSRRDGTAIGRALVCNKEGYRMPDKREKIVRQRAETRVGCRAMIMMRKINSGKWVITKFVKEHTHPLNPGSNRRDCMFEQYPSQNEHDKIRELSQQLAIEKKRSVTYKRQLEVIFDYIEEHNVTLSHKIQHIVDSVKQMET, encoded by the exons a TGGAGTTAGGGATTGATGGCTCTGTTAATTGCGATGCAGTAAGAGATGCTATCGATGCAGTAAGAGATGCTGTCATGGTTGAAGTCGGTAGCATACCTGATGAAAACATAGAAGAAGAAAGTTCTGCTGAACCAACTTACAAACAAGACCAAGATGATAACGTGACTCAAGATTCTTCTGCAGGAGCATTAACAATTCCCTCAGCAGTTCCCACACTACCGGACGGTTCTGCTGATGAGCCCTATGTGGGTCAGGAGTTCGAGTCGGAAGCAGCAGCACATGCCTTTTATAATGCATACGCAGCCGAGGTTGGATTCATCATACGCGTAAGCAAACTCTCACGATCAAGGCGTGACGGAACTGCTATTGGACGCGCTCTTGTTTGCAACAAAGAGGGTTACAGAATGCCTGATAAGCGCGAAAAGATCGTAAGACAAAGGGCAGAGACAAGGGTTGGTTGTAGGGCAATGATTATGATGAGGAAAATTAATTCTGGTAAATGGGTTATTACAAAGTTTGTAAAGGAGCACACACATCCCTTGAATCCCGGAAGTAATAGAAGGGATTGCATGTTTGAACAATATCCG TCTCAGAACGAACATGATAAAATCCGCGAATTATCTCAGCAGTTGGCAATAGAGAAGAAGCGATCAGTAACTTATAAAAGACAACTTGaagtgatatttgattatatCGAGGAGCATAATGTGACCCTTTCACACAAAATACAGCACATAGTAGACAGTGTGAAGCAGATGGAAacctaa
- the LOC123914480 gene encoding protein FAR1-RELATED SEQUENCE 3 isoform X1: MFLQLSSKVELGIDGSVNCDAVRDAIDAVRDAVMVEVGSIPDENIEEESSAEPTYKQDQDDNVTQDSSAGALTIPSAVPTLPDGSADEPYVGQEFESEAAAHAFYNAYAAEVGFIIRVSKLSRSRRDGTAIGRALVCNKEGYRMPDKREKIVRQRAETRVGCRAMIMMRKINSGKWVITKFVKEHTHPLNPGSNRRDCMFEQYPSQNEHDKIRELSQQLAIEKKRSVTYKRQLEVIFDYIEEHNVTLSHKIQHIVDSVKQMET, from the exons ATGTTTCTACAATTAAGTTCAAAGG TGGAGTTAGGGATTGATGGCTCTGTTAATTGCGATGCAGTAAGAGATGCTATCGATGCAGTAAGAGATGCTGTCATGGTTGAAGTCGGTAGCATACCTGATGAAAACATAGAAGAAGAAAGTTCTGCTGAACCAACTTACAAACAAGACCAAGATGATAACGTGACTCAAGATTCTTCTGCAGGAGCATTAACAATTCCCTCAGCAGTTCCCACACTACCGGACGGTTCTGCTGATGAGCCCTATGTGGGTCAGGAGTTCGAGTCGGAAGCAGCAGCACATGCCTTTTATAATGCATACGCAGCCGAGGTTGGATTCATCATACGCGTAAGCAAACTCTCACGATCAAGGCGTGACGGAACTGCTATTGGACGCGCTCTTGTTTGCAACAAAGAGGGTTACAGAATGCCTGATAAGCGCGAAAAGATCGTAAGACAAAGGGCAGAGACAAGGGTTGGTTGTAGGGCAATGATTATGATGAGGAAAATTAATTCTGGTAAATGGGTTATTACAAAGTTTGTAAAGGAGCACACACATCCCTTGAATCCCGGAAGTAATAGAAGGGATTGCATGTTTGAACAATATCCG TCTCAGAACGAACATGATAAAATCCGCGAATTATCTCAGCAGTTGGCAATAGAGAAGAAGCGATCAGTAACTTATAAAAGACAACTTGaagtgatatttgattatatCGAGGAGCATAATGTGACCCTTTCACACAAAATACAGCACATAGTAGACAGTGTGAAGCAGATGGAAacctaa
- the LOC123914479 gene encoding uncharacterized CRM domain-containing protein At3g25440, chloroplastic produces the protein MAVTSLFRTIHRASSIIKSSFSVSPRLVGSGQLYSICSPLRHCMHFEKQGFWWGLRELSYGKVNLVIRDGKTKFEAHEIEPPRKDKWKTKKKLKMQRKREKEKRKAADRRNPSRLGVKGKKKKHKFATPEERIKFKIDNARVKEALLIERLKRYEVAKAQGPEVKPDGLTGEERFYLKKMAQKSSNYLQVGRRGLFGGVILNMHLHWKKHETVKCICKPCKPGQVHEYAQELARLSGGIPIHIIGDDTIIFYRGKNYIRPEVMSPVDTLSKKKALEKSKYEQSLESVRRFIAIAEKELELYHRHVALYGDPSNRNPLSILDGPSRSSMEKRNYGEKNHDSSSYYLSETEADSSQSELSESEDNLENGNLSMSESDSEEGDMLVSDDDQEREVYFSKMQNQDSSSMSKHAHQYRNQHLLS, from the exons ATGGCAGTTACATCGTTGTTCCGCACTATTCATAGAGCTTCATCTATTATCAAATCCTCGTTTTCGGTCTCTCCCAG GTTAGTTGGGAGCGGTCAATTATATTCTATATGTTCTCCATTGAGGCATTGTATGCATTTTGAGAAGCAAGGTTTTTGGTGGGGTTTGAGAGAGTTGAGTTATGGGAAGGTTAATCTTGTGATAAGGGATGGGAAGACTAAGTTTGAGGCTCATGAGATTGAGCCTCCAAGGAAAGATAAGTGGAAGACTAAGAAGAAGTTGAAGATGCAAAGGAAGAGAGAGAAGGAGAAGAGGAAAGCGGCGGATAGGAGAAATCCTAGTCGACTTGGTGTTAAagggaagaaaaagaagcataAGTTTGCTACTCCTGAAGAGAGAATTAAGTTCAAGATTGATAAT GCGAGAGTCAAAGAAGCGTTACTCATTGAAAGGCTCAAACGATACGAAGTTGCTAAAGCTCAGGGTCCCGAAGTAAAACCAGATGGCTTGACGGGGGAGGAACGGTTTTATCTGAAGAAAATGGCTCAGAAGAGTTCTAATTATCTACAAGTTGGAAGAAGAGGATTATTCGGAGGGGTTATTCTCAATATGCATTTGCATTGGAAGAAACATGAGACTGTTAAGTGCATTTGCAAGCCTTGTAAACCTGGTCAAGTACACGAGTATGCGCAAGAACTTGCCAGATTGAGTGGTGGTATTCCAATTCACATCATAGGTGATGACACTATAATATTTTATCGTGGAAAGAACTATATACGGCCTGAGGTTATGTCACCGGTAGATACATTGTCCAAGAAAAAG GCACTTGAAAAATCCAAGTATGAGCAATCACTCGAGTCAGTAAGGCGTTTCATTGCTATCGCGGAGAAAGAATTGGAGCTATATCACAGACACGTTGCACTTTATGGCGACCCTAGCAACCGCAATCCCTTGTCTATACTCGACGGTCCAAGTAGAAGCTCCATGGAAAAGAGGAATTACGGCGAAAAGAACCATGATTCGAGTAGCTATTATCTTTCAGAAACAGAAGCTGATTCCTCGCAGTCGGAGCTATCAGAATCTGAAGATAACCTTGAAAACGGGAACTTGTCAATGAGTGAATCAGATTCTGAAGAGGGCGACATGTTGGTTTCCGATGATGATCAAGAAAGAGAAGTATATTTTAGTAAAATGCAAAATCAAGATTCATCATCAATGTCTAAACATGCCCACCAGTATAGGAATCAACATTTGTTATCTTAA
- the LOC123916256 gene encoding probable fructokinase-4, with the protein MASNTSLLPATGEGLIVSFGEMLIDFVPTVSGVSLAEAPGFLKAPGGAPANVAIAVSRLGGKSAFVGKLGDDEFGHMLAGILKENNVRADGINFDKGARTALAFVTLRADGEREFMFYRNPSADMLLTPEDLNLELIRSAKVFHYGSISLIVEPCRSAHLKAMEVAKDAGCLLSYDPNLRLPLWPSPEEARKQILSIWDKADLIKVSDVELEFLTGSDKIDDESALSLWHPNLKLLLVTLGENGSRYYTKNFKGSVDAFHVNAVDTTGAGDSFVGALLGKIVDDQSILEDEAKLREVLKFANACGAITTTKKGAIPALPTEADVLSLIKDA; encoded by the exons atggcCTCAAACACTTCCCTCCTCCCCGCCACCGGCGAAGGTCTAATCGTCAGTTTCGGCGAGATGCTAATCGACTTCGTCCCCACCGTCTCCGGCGTCTCCCTCGCCGAAGCTCCCGGTTTCCTGAAAGCACCCGGTGGCGCTCCAGCTAACGTCGCGATCGCCGTTTCACGACTCGGCGGTAAATCAGCCTTCGTCGGAAAACTCGGCGATGATGAATTCGGTCACATGCTCGCCGGGATCTTGAAAGAGAACAACGTTAGAGCCGATGGTATAAACTTCGATAAAGGCGCTCGTACTGCACTCGCTTTCGTCACCTTACGCGCTGATGGAGAGCGTGAGTTCATGTTTTACAGAAATCCTAGTGCTGATATGCTTCTTACACCTGAAGATCTCAATCTTGAACTCATCAGATCT GCAAAAGTATTCCATTATGGATCAATAAGCTTGATCGTGGAGCCATGCAGATCCGCACATCTGAAGGCAATGGAAGTTGCAAAGGATGCAGGGTGCTTACTCTCTTATGATCCTAACCTCCGGCTACCTTTGTGGCCCTCACCAGAGGAAGCCCGTAAGCAAATACTCAGTATATGGGACAAGGCTGATTTGATCAAGGTCAGTGATGTGGAGCTGGAATTTCTAACAGGGAGTGATAAAATTGATGATGAGTCTGCTCTCTCCTTGTGGCACCCTAATTTGAAGTTGCTTCTTGTCACTCTTGGAGAAAATGGTTCCAGATACTATACCAAG AATTTCAAAGGATCAGTAGATGCTTTCCATGTCAACGCTGTTGACACAACCGGTGCCGGTGATTCCTTTGTTGGAGCTCTGTTGGGCAAGATTGTAGATGATCAATCTATACTTGAA GATGAAGCAAAGTTAAGGGAAGTGCTCAAATTTGCAAATGCATGTGGAGCAATTACAACTACTAAAAAGGGTGCAATTCCAGCTCTTCCCACAGAAGCTGATGTCCTCAGCCTTATCAAAGATGCATAG
- the LOC123915790 gene encoding B-box zinc finger protein 24 yields the protein MKIQCDVCEKAPATVICCADEAALCAKCDVEVHAANKLASKHQRLLLQCLSNKLPKCDICQDKPAFIFCVEDRALFCKDCDEPIHVAGSLSANHQRFLATGIRVALGSSCTKDNENNQVEPSNPDTQQVPVEVPPQQVPSFTSSWAVDDLLEFTDFNSPDKKQSLEFGELEWLSDAGLFNEQFPHEGLAAAEVPQLSVTHANNVASYKAPKSYMSYKKPRIEVRHEDDDDEHFTVPDLG from the exons ATGAAAATTCAGTGTGATGTTTGTGAGAAAGCTCCTGCTACGGTGATTTGTTGTGCAGATGAAGCTGCTTTGTGTGCTAAATGTGATGTTGAAGTTCATGCTGCTAATAAGCTTGCTAGCAAGCATCAAAGGCTTCTTCTTCAATGTTTATCTAACAAGCTTCCCAAATGTGATATTTGCCAA GATAAGCCAGCTTTCATATTTTGTGTTGAAGACAGAGCACTGTTCTGCAAAGACTGTGATGAACCAATTCATGTAGCTGGTAGTCTTTCAGCTAACCACCAGCGTTTCCTCGCTACTGGTATCCGCGTGGCTTTGGGTTCTAGTTGCACTAAAGACAATGAGAATAACCAAGTTGAACCATCTAATCCAGACACACAACAAGTTCCTGTCGAAGTTCCTCCTCAGCAAGTCCCTAGTTTCACATCATCTTGGGCTGTTGATGACTTGTTGGAATTTACTGACTTCAATTCACCAGACAAA AAGCAATCTCTCGAGTTTGGAGAGCTTGAATGGTTATCAGATGCCGGTCTATTCAATGAACAATTTCCTCATGAAGGTTTAGCTGCGGCTGAAGTTCCTCAACTTTCTGTAACGCACGCTAACAATGTTGCTTCATACAAAGCACCTAAATCCTATATGTCTTACAAAAAGCCTAGGATTGAAGTCCGACATGAAGACGATGATGATGAGCACTTCACAGTGCCTGATCTCGGTTAA
- the LOC123914743 gene encoding uncharacterized protein LOC123914743: protein MADDPPPPPRRTMGDYCRRTDAGQISMGFQPANPVTFDIKNIVLTGLRDKQFDGSAIRDPWEHLERFYETCTMCRPKGYTDSQIKLRLFGFTLMGRAKDWLQCIPSGTINTWTELEDKFLERYFTNDMFLARRADITDFEQGESESLYEAYEHFKLLLRKCPNHSLDNMEQMQIFIRGLRMQSRMLIDTSAGGTIRNKNEDEVRQLVENICMNEYRSKSDRKRGVIAVDTNTALLAQIEILNKKLAAKSLAEVNASQVQEVKCDFCHGPHANGMCSPEAGEVNYAGGYQKNNPYSNTYNPGWKDHPDLQWGNQGNFSQGNSQNPPSRKSSPLEETINKFMQMTQSNFEAMRASQETSNRNHEASIRNLETQIGQISKQVAAQSNGGFAGNTLDNPRNESCNAIGLRSRVVPSVVSKKSEKMKESEVEKKSETEGEVENEWLIVNDGEVEKEGGVEKNERLEEEKNENENKGNTEGEVEKIEKLIDADSMLRKTKAQLLKEHGKEQVIPSYVKLPYPHLKKKKEKEEGQFKRFVEVFKNLQINVPFSEALEQMPIYAKFMKDLLSGKRKLRDDENVALPEECSAILQRKLPPKLKDPGSFTIPCSIGKVKVERALCDLGASINLMPLSMVRKLDCGEPKPTKMTLTLADRSITYPYGVLEDVLVTVNDLFFPADFVILDMNEDSEVPLLLGRPFLATGRALIDVELGELMLRFQNEQVTFNVFESMRHQNENPQCYRVGVVEELEEEIAQDEPPIRSIEQVNVLVEENKKKGGSMKQMKAPMETPKTPLKKKRKKWRNKWERFRKLTLENMVFVSKRDDICPKKEKVEITIKYPP from the coding sequence ATGGCCGATGACCCACCACCGCCGCCTAGGCGTACCATGGGAGACTATTGTCGCAGAACAGATGCAGGACAAATTTCTATGGGGTTCCAACCGGCGAATCCTGTGACATTTGACATCAAGAATATAGTTCTCACCGGGCTAAGGGATAAACAATTTGATGGAAGTGCAATCAGAGATCCATGGGAGCATCTGGAACGCTTTTATGAGACATGTACTATGTGTCGCCCTAAAGGTTACACTGATAGTCAAATTAAACTCAGGTTGTTTGGGTTTACTTTGATGGGAAGAGCAAAAGACTGGTTGCAGTGTATTCCGAGTGGTACCATAAACACTTGGACAGAGCTCGAAGATAAATTTTTGGAGCGTTATTTTACTAATGATATGTTTCTGGCAAGAAGGGCTGATATTACTGATTTTGAACAGGGCGAGTCAGAGTCTCTATATGAAGCCTACGAGCATTTCAAATTGTTATTGAGGAAATGTCCGAATCACTCTTTGGACAACATGGAACAAATGCAGATATTTATCAGAGGTCTGAGAATGCAATCCAGAATGCTTATAGATACCTCAGCTGGAGGTACaattagaaataaaaatgaGGATGAAGTCAGACAATTGGTGGAGAACATATGCATGAATGAGTATCGTTCCAAAAGTGACAGGAAGAGAGGTGTGATCGCAGTCGACACAAACACAGCTCTACTAGCCCAGATCGAGATATTAAACAAAAAGTTAGCTGCAAAGTCTTTAGCAGAAGTGAATGCAAGTCAGGTTCAGGAAGTCAAATGTGATTTTTGCCACGGGCCACACGCTAATGGAATGTGTTCACCTGAAGCTGGAGAAGTTAATTATGCTGGAGGATATCAGAAAAATAACCCTTATTCCAACACATATAACCCAGGTTGGAAAGATCACCCTGATCTGCAGTGGGGTAATCAAGGTAATTTTTCTCAAGGGAACTCTCAAAATCCACCATCTAGAAAATCATCTCCCTTGGAAGAAACAATTAATAAGTTCATGCAGATGACTCAGAGTAACTTCGAAGCCATGAGAGCCAGTCAAGAAACATCCAACAGAAATCATGAAGCTTCCATCCGAAATCTTGAAACACAAATTGGGCAAATATCAAAACAGGTGGCTGCTCAGTCTAATGGGGGTTTTGCTGGAAACACGTTGGATAATCCAAGGAATGAGAGTTGTAATGCCATTGGGTTGAGAAGTAGAGTTGTACCATCAGTAGTAAGTAAAAAGAGTGAGAAAATGAAAGAGTCTGAAGTAGAGAAAAAGAGTGAAActgagggagaagtagaaaatgagTGGTTGATTGTAAATGATGGAGAAGTAGAAAAAGAGGGTGGAGTCGAAAAAAATGAGAGActagaggaagaaaaaaatgagaatgagaatAAGGGAAACACTGAGGGAGAAGTCGAAAagatagaaaaattaattgatgCAGATTCGATGCTCAGAAAAACCAAAGCCCAACTTCTCAAGGAACATGGGAAAGAGCAGGTAATTCCTTCTTATGTGAAGCTTCCATATCCTCAccttaagaaaaagaaagaaaaggaagaaggGCAATTCAAAAGGTTCGTAGAAGTGTTCAAAAATTTGCAAATTAATGTTCCCTTCAGTGAAGCTTTGGAGCAGATGCCAATATATGCCAAGTTTATGAAAGATCTCTTGTCAGGTAAGAGGAAACTTAGGGATGACGAGAATGTTGCCTTGCCTGAGGAGTGTAGTGCAATTTTACAAAGGAAGCTTCCCCCGAAGTTGAAAGACCCTGGGAGTTTCACTATTCCGTGTTCAATTGGTAAGGTAAAAGTTGAAAGAGCTCTTTGTGATTTAGGAGCTAGTATTAATTTGATGCCGCTATCCATGGTAAGGAAGCTTGATTGTGGGGAACCCAAGCCAACAAAAATGACTCTGACATTGGCTGATCGCTCCATCACGTATCCCTACGGAGTTCTTGAAGACGTGTTGGTAACagttaatgatttattttttccagCCGATTTTGTTATACTTGATATGAATGAAGACTCAGAAGTCCCCTTATTGTTGGGAAGACCATTCTTGGCTACCGGTAGAGCATTGATAGATGTGGAGTTAGGTGAGCTAATGTTGAGGTTTCAAAATGAACAAGTGACTTTTAATGTATTTGAGTCTATGCGTCATCAGAATGAAAACCCTCAATGTTACCGGGTTGGTGTAGTTGAAGAGTTAGAGGAGGAAATTGCTCAAGATGAGCCACCAATTAGATCAATCGAGCAAGTTAATGTTCTtgttgaagaaaacaaaaagaagggAGGAAGCATGAAACAGATGAAAGCTCCTATGGAAACTCCAAAAACACctctgaaaaagaaaagaaaaaaatggaggAACAAGTGGGAGAGGTTTAGGAAGCTGACACTTGAAAATATGGTCTTTGTT